ACGAAGTCGAAAGCGATCACGTCGCCCGGATGATGAACCTGGGGGAAGTGGACTTCTTGTTGCACCCCGTGCTGCAGCTTCCATTGCTGAACTCGCCGCTCCAACGTCCGTCGAATCGAATCGGTGACCCGCAGTTCGCCTTGGCCACCGGCCGGCGGATTGTATTTCTGCTTCAGCCAATCGAGCAAGGCAAAGGGTCTCAGCCGGTGGTCCTCTTCCAAGAGTTTCTCGATCTCCGGCCAATACGGATCGAGGGGGTCTTCCCGAGTCCGATAGCTGCGTGGTTGCCGCTCCTGTTGGCTGGGAAGTATGCCGCTATCGCGGTACTTCCTGATTGTTCTTTCGCCCATCTCAAGCCTCCGTGCAATCTGTGCCACGGGATGTCCGCGGTGAAGCATCGAGAACATCCTGCCGGCCTTTTCGTCCTTGAGCATCGCAAGCCTCCTTTGTGTAAGAGCTTGCGATAGCCTGCCACATCATGATCGGTTACGGGAATTCCAATCGC
This sequence is a window from bacterium. Protein-coding genes within it:
- a CDS encoding IS21 family transposase, which encodes MLKDEKAGRMFSMLHRGHPVAQIARRLEMGERTIRKYRDSGILPSQQERQPRSYRTREDPLDPYWPEIEKLLEEDHRLRPFALLDWLKQKYNPPAGGQGELRVTDSIRRTLERRVQQWKLQHGVQQEVHFPQVHHPGDVIAFDFV